The Brienomyrus brachyistius isolate T26 unplaced genomic scaffold, BBRACH_0.4 scaffold45, whole genome shotgun sequence genome has a window encoding:
- the LOC125723096 gene encoding serine/threonine-protein kinase pim-1-like: protein MGVKRSRSDSDCESPPKKRRESTEGDLRFKGSRKEHLEDLYHQGELLGEGGFGAVYAGTRKADGFPVAIKYARKDDKELELPGLDEPIPLEVALMMLVSHESSCANVLKLLDWFSGPEDYIMILERPDPCQDLYEFCYSKGGYLSEDVTRHVLVQVLQALRHCQDSGVFHRDLKTENLLIRTDTLEVKLIDFGCGDKWKDTPYVEYSGTEDFAPPEVFLSGEYLAGPTTVWSVGVTLYELVCGYLPFRNKRAIISGCLIFPSWVSPDCCSLIRQCLRRKVADRLTLEQIQVHPWLLQTTAHFPDPLPLHIKGDCVERVQTFTFLGTTISSDLSCTENITVAIKKAQQHLHFLRVLRKNNISEKLLVTFYCSTIESILT from the exons ATGGGTGTCAAACGATCACGTTCCGACTCTGACTGTGAATCTCCTCCcaagaaaaggagagagagtaCGGAAGGCGATTTGCGGTTTAAAGGGTCCCGCAAAG AACATTTGGAGGACCtgtaccaccagggggagctacTGGGAGAGGGTGGTTTTGGAGCCGTGTATGCCGGCACTCGCAAGGCCGATGGCTTCCCA gTGGCTATCAAATATGCCCGAAAGGATGACAAGGAGCTAGAACTG CCTGGACTTGACGAGCCCATCCCATTGGAAGTGGCGCTAATGATGCTCGTCAGCCATGAGTCATCTTGTGCCAACGTGCTGAAGCTCCTGGACTGGTTCAGTGGCCCAGAAGATTACATTATGATCCTGGAAAGGCCGGATCCATGCCAGGATCTGTACGAATTCTGCTATAGCAAAGGGGGCTACCTCTCAGAAGATGTTACAAGGCACGTGCTGGTCCAGGTGCTCCAGGCTTTGCGTCACTGCCAGGACTCAGGCGTCTTCCATCGCGACCTCAAAACAGAGAATCTGTTAATCAGGACGGACACTTTGGAGGTTAAACTAATTGATTTTGGCTGTGGAGACAAATGGAAAGACACCCCCTATGTGGAATATTCAG GAACAGAGGACTTTGCTCCCCCAGAGGTATTCCTGAGTGGGGAGTATCTAGCTGGCCCCACCACGGTCTGGTCTGTAGGTGTCACACTTTACGAGCTAGTGTGCGGTTACTTGCCCTTCCGCAACAAGAGGGCAATCATCTCAGGCTGCCTGATATTCCCCTCATGGGTCTCTCCTG ACTGCTGCAGTCTGATTCGCCAGTGCCTGAGGCGTAAGGTGGCGGATAGGCTGACGTTGGAACAGATTCAGGTCCATCCATGGCTGCTGCAGAC AACGGCCCACTTCCCGGATCCACTTCCCCTCCACATCAAGGGCGACTGCGTGGAGAGGGTCCAGACCTTTACCTTCCTGGGCACCACAATCTCTTCTGACCTCTCCTGCACTGAAAACATCACAGTTGCCATCAAGAAAGCCCAGCAGCATCTGCATTTCCTGAGAGTGCTCAGGAAGAACAACATCAGTGAGAAGCTGCTGGTGACCTTCTACTGCTCCACCATTGAGAGCATTCTAACATAG
- the LOC125723045 gene encoding uncharacterized protein LOC125723045 — MKVYDSVLARPLCRGRKSAGGLAGGGTTAAEGLCSSGDVGGPSRMATAGGPSRKPFSGPWLVAGGGLRNTARFCWRAEGEVGTFPDRLAFIREVAFGALGLQMQDILCVQRNGPFRFFEVTLSTDESYTKVLERSKEGAQHPLLGRYNIEPLWWPDKQPPFCRQCHSFGHTLEGCANLRCRNCLESGHMARDCKGPRRCIHYNGEDHLARSCPQKKTTYADALSGNRAVGTENGGGALAPTTGQEQPATGAGGEALVEVEEAPAMVTSIQEGSPNKVEQLALAPGVSSRRKKSGASPRGRKKSRREAQPDAPSPPAATLPAVAAGDQGRQCPPSPMLEALPFLMYPLCCCWLILSVSSL, encoded by the exons at gaaggtgtatgacagtgttttagcccgacccttgtgcagagGTCGGAAGTCTGCGGgcgg ATTGGCGGGCGGCGGgaccacggcggcggaaggactctgctccagcggcgacgtcggtggaccttcccggatggcaacggccggcggaccatcgaggaagcccttcagcgggccgtggctggtagcaggcgggggcctgcggaataccgcccggttctgctggagggctgagggggaggtgggcaccttccccgaccggctggccttcatccgggaggtggcctttGGAGCGTTGGGCCTTCAgatgcaggacatcctctgcgtACAGCGGAATGGGCCCTTCCGCTTCTTcgaggtcaccttgtccaccgacGAGAGTTACACCAAGGTTctggagcggagcaaggagggggcccagcacccccTCCTCGGACGTTACAACATCGAGCCgctgtggtggcccgacaagcAG cctcccttctgccggcagtgccacagctttggacacaccctggagggatgcgccaacctgcgctgccgcaactgcctggagtcggggcacatggccagggactgcaagggcccccgtcgctgcatTCACTACaacggcgaggaccatctggctcgttcctgcccacagaaaaagactacatatgccgacgctctgtcgggtaacagagcagtcggcacggagaatggtgggggagctctagcccccacgactgggcaggaacagccggcgacgggggcaggaggagaagccctggtcgaggtggaggaggccccggcGATGGTGACATCCATAcaggaggggtctccgaacaaggtggagcagctcgccctggctccaggcgtcagcagcaggcgaaagaagagcggtgcatccccccgggggaggaagaagagcagaagggaggcgCAACCCGACGCACCCAGCCCTCCGGCGGCCACCTTGCCAGCAGTGGCGGCCGGGGACCAAGGCCGacagtgtcccccctccccgatgTTAGAGGCCCTCCCTTTCCTGATGTACcccctgtgctgctgttggttgattctcagtgttagtagtttgtga